The Candidatus Nanosynbacter featherlites region ACTCTCCCATGTCATTCTTCAGATATTCTTGATAGTTCGGCAAAAATAAATCCTCCAATTCCTTGAATTGCTCCTGCCACGACAGCTCTCGACATTCTTCAACCCGAAATCGCATGGTATAATTCAAAAAATCCCGACCGCCTGATCGCCAGACATAACCAAGGTCAGCGTGATGTAATAATTTTGCTTGAATACTATCACGACAGATTTGTTCTTTTGGACCAGGGATGGTGCCAATGATTGCACTTTTCATGAACTCATACTCAGCTGAACCGGGCTCATAGTACTCGTCAAGAAATGAGACCGCATAATGCTCTTTGGTAGCATAACCATCTGGCGGTGGGCCAGCCTCAAACCCAGCATCGTGCGCTGCTGCCGCCACCAACAACAGATCCTTTTGATCTGAATTCATTCTGTCCGCCGGGATCACCTCCGTCAGCACACGTATTGAGCGCATCACGTCCACGCCATGTGCAGGCTGATGATATGGATAATTCGGGTAGGTAGTCAACAGCTTGGCTGATAGCTTAGCAAGAGAGGCTGCTTGTTCTTTGTTATGAAATAGCTTTGCGAGGTTCTCCTCTGAGGTGTATTGGTCCAGCACCTTTGCTGATACCGTTAATTCAGGATCGGTCACTGTTGGGTCTTCTTGGTTAGCACTGTTTCGTTGTTCCCATAACTTTTTGTCAAGAATTTTTTCGGTAATAGTTCTATTCACAACCCTATATTATATATCATTTGTACTATTTAGTCAATAGTACGGCGCCGTGACCCCTGTAACCAAGTCAGTCTTACTTGGTATGTTTCAACCCTATTATTTCTTCAG contains the following coding sequences:
- a CDS encoding HD domain-containing protein, with the translated sequence MNRTITEKILDKKLWEQRNSANQEDPTVTDPELTVSAKVLDQYTSEENLAKLFHNKEQAASLAKLSAKLLTTYPNYPYHQPAHGVDVMRSIRVLTEVIPADRMNSDQKDLLLVAAAAHDAGFEAGPPPDGYATKEHYAVSFLDEYYEPGSAEYEFMKSAIIGTIPGPKEQICRDSIQAKLLHHADLGYVWRSGGRDFLNYTMRFRVEECRELSWQEQFKELEDLFLPNYQEYLKNDMGECGVAEEVIEQMVHQIDENRQFITNPELDEPSQEIFQDWPMAQEKQVSSPYHIGKTVLTSSGVSL